From Ignavibacteriota bacterium:
GAGCAGCGGTCTCCAAAACCGCAGGTTGGGGGTTCAAGTCCCTCCTGACGTGCAAAACATAATTATCCGTTATCCATGATCCATGGATAATGGATCATGTGAAAAAGGGGTCACGCCCATGAAAGATAAGATCATTGGATTCTTCACCGACGTGGTGAAGGAGATGAAGAAGGTCACCTGGCCGAAGAAAGATGATCTGCGCGATTCGACGGTCATCGTTCTGGTGGTCTGCCTCATCATCGCCGGCTTCGTCTACGCGGTCGACGCGGGGGTCACCCTGATTCTCCAGCAGATCCTGTAAGGGAAGGGGCGAGCGGTGGACAAGAAATGGTACGTGGTGCGGACGTATTCGGGCCACG
This genomic window contains:
- the secE gene encoding preprotein translocase subunit SecE; translation: MKDKIIGFFTDVVKEMKKVTWPKKDDLRDSTVIVLVVCLIIAGFVYAVDAGVTLILQQIL